In Biomphalaria glabrata chromosome 8, xgBioGlab47.1, whole genome shotgun sequence, the genomic window CACTTTGAAAGAGTTGAAGAGTACGGAAATCAATTCCATGAACAATGATAGATTTTTTCAAAACCTCAAGTCTGGGGATTTCAATCAAAAATTTCCttataaagttgtttttgttcGGACCAATTCTGATTTTTACGACAGGGTGATGAGATTTTCTTCCTATTCACCTAGAATCAAACATTGGAAAGTGCTGCTGGATGCTAGAGATAGATTCAGGTGGGCTTGGAATGATCTTATGAAACCCTCGCTCATCTTACTTAAAGATATTGAACATATTGTGGGTTCCAGTTTTCTGATTAAAAAAGGCCTTATAAACAAACCAATAGAAACCAGACAGCAAATCAGGTCTCTCTATGACATTGATAATTCCACATTAATATGTGGTCATGTCAGAATAGGAAAAAATCCTACGATACCGATGGATGAGGATctgtataattttaaaatgacagATTTGCCAACTTTGCACAGATTTATGTTAGCCAAAAGCCGTGTTAGTCTAGATCCGTACTTTTTTGTTGCCACCGACTACGATTATGTCAGAAAAGAATCTTTGCTCTTTTTTGGTGATCGTCTCATTGACTATGGCGGTCAAATCATGCACATAGATCGTCAGAGAAACGGACAAAGTGTTTGCAGTGGATTGGAAGTCGCTTTAATTGACCAGTTATTGTTGAGTCTCTGTGATGTACTGGTCATCTCCAAGAGTGGCTTTAGCAGATATGCATCGTACTTAAATAATTCTACagcaaacatttatattttggaAAACGGACAAATAACacaaaatgtcaataaaaactTGAGACCAAAAAGTATTTAAACCATTCATAACCTTACACTGCTGGGAAGTGTGTTTCGTGTGCAAATATCTAATACATTGTTTTATTGCTATAACCTGTCAATAGTTTTGAAATAACTTTTAAAGAGCATGCAAAAGTAACACAACTGTTAGAATGTATACATGTGTAAACTTGGTAAAAAAAGTATTGCTGACAAAATGTGCCGTTACGATAATGTGTTTCTTAAAACGCACTTGTTCTCTAAAggctacactttttttttctgtatgctGTCAAGAGGGAAAGTGCTGAATATAAAACAGGAATGAAGAAGTCAGCATAGATCTAATATAGGCCAAAATAACTTTTCCTAAATACcaaatacaaatgtttaataGTAGAAAACAGTGAATTACATTCTGGTGTAAGCCAGTAACTTGCAGTCGATGACACTTTATCAAAACAAATTGATATGAATGAGTTATGTATGTGTACCAAGAAAAGTAGGTGAAAAGGAATGTTATAAGGCAGTGAAAAAGTGGGATGGAGCGACCCTCAGGGGTCGACGACAACTTACAATGGGTCCATGTGAGTGAAAAATATGAATTGGGGGATTTATGCTATTGGATCTCATTTGAGCAGGTCGTGACTTCATTTGGATTTCCCATGAGTGGGATTGTATACCcatgtaccttagttaatcctgtAAATGTATTTGAACTATTTTTTCTCATGTTAATAACATATTTAAATAGCATACTTTTTGCCTACACCTAACTAGTATTTGTCCTAAACATGTTGACAGGACAGATATGATTATTTGAACATTTGCTTCCTTCCGTGTCGAATCAGCCATTGTCTCCGCATGCGACACATTTTGAAGTCATGACTCTAAGAACTATCCAAGCTGAACGAGCAGTGACCACGATGCTACCtttctttgaaatactttgGACTAGACCCAGTGGAGAAAATGTTCACTTCCACAAAGGGAAATGTTTTCTTGCTATATCTCGCTAGGAAAACCTTCGACCTTTAGGCGTAAatatggagagaaaaaaaatcaaacgtgtgattttttaaaatgtttttttcctcTTCACGTCACtataattagaaataaataaattcgaAGTTTatgattttatataaatatattatggcttttatatggcactactttcatgcttatagcatgctcagagcgcttttagtccaatctcatttgtggaccagtgggtggagggggtatctgggagaaggttttccgtgcgcTCAgctaacacaactctgctcaagttaggtgtcgaacctcgagcccccatcAAGCGAACTTAGCTTCTCGACCACGAATACAATATAAGCTAATCATGGAGGTGTATAGAAAACCGGaaaacatgtgaaacaaaaaagttataaagGTTGGTTTAGATATATAATTAGGACAGATGAAGGGGGTGTAGGCTAGCGTTAGAATGAGGTTACACAAAGGTTTCCGTCGAAACTGTTATAGCCTTTGAATTACTCTAGCGTAGCGAAACATGAGTATCACGGATATTTCCACTCACAGGCCAAAAGTTTTGTGGGTGAGCATTACATCTAGGCTTCGATTCATGGAGTATGTGTGGGACCTTGGCCGAGTTGTGTTTTCTTCGCCTCACTTTTTATTTGTTGACGTATTCCCTCACTATTAAATGTcccagtaaataaataaactgaAAGTAATCGATCTAATGTCACAACCGGCTGCGCATGAGTTGGCAATGAATGAGAAGTGGGCTCATATTTGATTGGCCCTGAGGCATTTTGGAGTTTTCAAACAAGAGTATACTGTGATAAGTCGGCGATCAAAAGCAGTGGCAGAAACCGGTGGGTAaagctaataaataaatatatatcaccAGTCTACACATAGGcctaaacttaaaaaacaaataaataaatatatatcaccAGTCTACACATAGTtctaaacttaaaaaacaaataaataaatatatatcaccAGTCTACACATAGGTCTAAACTTACAAAACAAACTCCATTAGCCGGATTGTGTTTCTTAATAGTGTGTGCGATTTGCTTGTGACTTTTGTCTGCAAGAAGACAAAATAGGTCCATACCTATCCCAACATGCCACAAACAAGACTTTTATAGTGTCAGCACTACGTCCATTTGTATGGGTACTGcatatctatatatttcattatttcaatAGGATCAAAACCTGCCTGATAACCTTCAATGCAAATCCTAATTAACAGACTCACAGGAGTAAGTTGCATCAAGCTTATAAGACATAAACTCACTTCTTGATTTTGTTGGAAATAAAATATGTAGcattcaaactaaaactttttcATTGTCATGAATACATGTTGAAAATAGCATATGATCGTCTCTTgaaagtatgtgtgtgtatttacatatatatcaaTTTTTGAAACAAGtgtaaaaaagttaatttttaatagttGTTACTGTGTGTTTGCGCTAATATATATGGTCGCGTCTGAAGCCACAGGGCTATTGCAAtgcaatttcttttctttttatcaatAATGGAAAATTGATCTTATAAATTGATTGTAAATAAACAAGAATGTATTTTGTCCAATGTACATGATTCTACATGAAAAGTGTTTACTTTTTGGTTCTAATTACAATGCATTTTTCTATGGTTCTAGTGCTCTTCTTCCTTGTCTTAAATAGATCATTTGAAATAGGATTACAGGGTGACATAATAGCAGTATACAGAGGTATCTCATTTGGCCCTCGCTAAGTTATTTCTCATTTATAACCTGAGTAATCAAGAGCATAATTTAGTCTTACCTTTAACGGTATTTTGATGAAATGGTCTGGGATTTCTTGCAGAGCTCTGTTACAAaactttcttctttttatatGGCCTATCTTTCAAGCTTACAGCATTCTATAttcactatggtccaatctcttataGAGACCTgtttggaaaggggggggggggggagattcaTGTGCTTCACTAACAATTCAGCTCAAGTAAGGTTCAAACTCAAGCCCTTTTGATAGGTAGTTAAGAAGTTTGCCATTCAGCCACTCATTTCACACACAATCTTAAGTAGGCCAGATCCCAAACTAATTCTATTTTCTAACCTCAATGTTGGCAGATGTGAAAATGTGCTGCCTAGTGTTTTTTTAAGCTACAAAATAACTAACACTTTTTAGTTGGCAGAATGACTATGgttaaacagaaacaaaacataaataagcTTAATGACTAGACTTATTCATTTTAAATCATCATTCCTATTGACAAGTCCTGTTAAGTAAGGTAAGAtacttttttattaattaagttATCTAATGGTTTCTTAgtgaagaaaaaatattaagagaaaaaaaatactaaaataatatttaatagtaAAACTATTTAACATGACTGATATGCAATACATAATTATGTCAAGACTAACAGATCTAGTTTTGATGACATAAATAAAACCATCATTGTCATCTATCAAATTAAAAACttgatattttcttttcaaaatgtcCACACTCTTTCACTCTTGTCAGATAATTTTCTGAAAACAAATAGTTGAaacatgtatgtaaataaaatgtagaaaaagTGCCAGAATCTGGCAGTCAAAATATTACAATGAGATAGCTTCAAGCTGGTCTTTAGTCTGTTTATCATTCTTTGAACTCAAAATTGATTTCACCACCGCAGTATGAAGCTCAATATTGGTTTTACTTTTGGAATTATACAAGCAGAAACTGTGACAAAcggtcaggaaaaaaaaacaacagaagctgacaaaataaaataaaaacctaaAGCAGAAGTCcacaataaaactaaaaaacttCAGCTGTAATGTCTGAATATGTTAAGAACTATTAAATGTATTCACTAATTACTTTAcatctaagaaaatggaaacaatgaTTTCATtccaagaaaataaaagaaataatgctTCTCTAGAAATGTTCATGCATTTAAATGTTGTCTATTTACTTTGATCCTCATAGATGgataacaagctggatgccgtaaatgaattctgctatctgggatccacaattcaagatgacctgtctctagaagaggagataaaaaaaaaggcatagggaaggctgcctcgacctttGCTAGACTCaggtcaagagtttgggaaaactagaagctcactacagtgaccaaaatggaagtctacaaggcatgcgttatgagtacacaaCTGTACGgtagtgaatcatggaccacctacgcaaagcaagagagaaaactgaactcatttcatttgcgatgtctccgtaggatctttaAAATCacttggaaagaaaaagtgtgcagaACTGAGATCTTTGCAtgaacaggtattcccagcatctttacagccctcagacaacggcGCTTgtgctggcttggacatgtttgcCGGATGGAGGATaaacgcatcccgaaagtcatccacTATGGACAACTCGccactggctcaagaaaaactggtcgcccccacctccgttacatagatgtaataaaacgggacctcaaatcagtgaacatcaatactgaccattgggaagacatagctctagaccgcaccagatggagagtgacagtgaccaagaaagctatggatagcgaaagaacatgggcctcagccctggaagaaaaacggacaatgcgaaaaatggccagctcctctaccaccgaagcaaaagccaccttaacctgcaatatttgtggacgagagtgtctctccaaaatagggctccacagccacaagaggacgtgtgctctgagatgaaccatagtcgttctacgactgaaggaggccaatggatTTACTTTGATTTCTTCATATTTTTACCTTTGACTGTTTCTTAAAAGTTTACTGTAAATAATGTCAAAATGAGTGCTCCTTCATTCTCTCTAAATTAGGGTAGGGCACTTTTACTTATGGGAGACAACTGTATGTGTATGACTATCTTTTTTGGGAAGCTTAAAAGAAGATGTCATAACAAactcttttttttggggggttacCTTTGAACTGCATATTTTCCTATATTTACTATGATTCTTGAGTCCTTTCTATTATCTTCTTCTTGCTTGCCAATTGTTTAATAACATCACCAGCTCGTAATTCAGCTTCTTTGACTCGATCTTCCATTCTTCTAATATTTTGTGCATAAAGGAACAGAGCTTTCTCAGCctacaaaatatagaaatacattattttcatttaaaatctcctgaaaatatTTGTTGGCAACACTTCCTCTCCCACCCTGACAGACTCAATTCATTTTCTTCTGATAGAATTCTATGCTCcacattcagtattttcatgcatTTCTTTGCcagaatgtttgtttgtaaaccCTCTTACCCTGCCATCTTTATTGAATGGTAATGTTAAGTGATTAGAAATCtgttacaaacaaacaactcaaCCAATGAAGAACTAAGGTTCATCTAAACCCTTTTGTCTGAACTGTCTCTGCAGTCTAGCAACACAACCAATTGTGTGACCTGTATCAACTATGGAATTAGGAAGTAGACATTCCTCTATGCATTGCATTCATACAATAGGGATTACAGTTGGATCAAATATTGTCAGCGACATTCATTGTCACAAGTTGAAATGCAGAGTGCGAGCTCTGGCAGAAGTCTTCAGACACACCACCTGATATTCTTCATAGATGATTCTCCTCCTGCCTAAATTCTAGCCTAATTCCTCTTTATAATTCACTTAACATTTAacagtttaaatgtttcaaccGTGACTTTGTTTGCAGCCTGATTGTGATGGCATGATTTCAATCTAATCCTTTATTTAATGTTACATGTTTACCTCAAGGAAATTAGGACACCAGCGAATTTGGTTGTTTGACTTTCTTTAGAGAGGGGAGACTACTGTGAAAAATCCAAATCTACAAAGATATTTATGTTAAAGGAATTATGGGAagcttatttcttttaaaaacctTATTGTGATGATTAAAAGTGAGTCAGTCACACATTTAGAACATGTAGTCTCCCAATGCATAAttaaaaaccaaaaattaaacaaattttgatttttggctATGACATTAAGAAAGTTTTAATCACTACATTTAGCGATCTTCAAAGTAACATGTCTACAATGAAATATGATGAAGAATTACAAACCTCTTCAGTTTTTATTTGACTCTCTCTTAAAAGTGATGTTAAGTTTTCATTACGGATCTTAACACTTGCTAGCTCTGAGCGTAGATTCTCTAATGTAGCTTCAAATTTGTGAGTTAGTGTTTGGCATTCTTCTTTCCACctacaaaaatacaaacacaataacaggagaatctttgttaactgcatttttttttttgaagtacagattggtacatcttattttaaaaatactaataGCATTTCAGTCTGCCAATTATCTTCTCTATTGAGGCCAGTGTTAACAGACAGATTTCAATCAATGTCATCTACTTTTTATTGATAAACAAGCAATATATGCAATATTAATTGACATTACATCACCACAGTCTCACATCATCAGTCGTacattgtaaacaaatttttttcaaGAAGTTACACATTGACTTATGAAATTAAACAATGGAGTATCATAACAATGTTAGGAAGTCTATTACCTGGCATTCATTCTTTGTTGTGCCGTTAGCAATCGCCTTAATTCCCCAACAGTTTGCCTTTTAGAATCTtcagttgtttgaagtttgatTTCTAACTCTCTAAATCTGACATGGTGATCTTGTTCAACAAGTGCCAGCTAAGCAAAGAGAAATGTATGGAAATATTTCTAAGAGAAAATACATTGAATATTGATTGGACTTTGAACTACAAGGAGAAGAACTTAGACATTTGATTCTGAcaagtgaaatagaaaaaaaaattatatgcttttaaaatacaattccaTTACTCTGTACACAAGAAAGCTGTATATTGAAAAAATGTGACTCTCATTAAATGCTGCTTATTAtagaatatattaaaaaaaaaaattaaataatcaaatgtgtatatatatttatatacctttcttggtatatatatataatatacatgtatgttACCGGAATAATGCAAAATCCTACATTCTATAGAAAGCCTAAAAATTCCAGGCAAAACAAGAAATGATTTCTCCATTTCCTACTTCCAATAACATAATTTTTGCAAGGTGGTTTTTCATTGTGTTatttatcaagtctaaatacaaAATAACACTTGCTGCAGTAGATGACATTTGTTGTGATCTTTCATAGACCCTAATGATACGATGAAGCAAAAACAAGCTCAGCCTTTACCCTGTTGTTGGCTTGCTTGCACAAACTGTTGCAACAATATTGTAGCAATTTAGTTTACTGTATGATATGTACATGTTGTTTTGCTATGTCATGCAATTATTGTCACCTAAGTATGAATTTCTTACGTGATTAAACATAAAGCTTTGGCAATGCATATcagatatttaaacattttaaattatgattgtgatattttataacattatacaGTTACTTTGGCTTATGAACGAAAATAATTTTACGGTTGGGGGTTGCAGcatagtgaggaattgtaaaaagggataTCCAAGCTAaataggttgagaaccactgatctagataaataaaaattggAATGAAAAAAGTTGCACGCCTAGAAAGTGTTAATACATGCTTAAAAGTGGAAGGATTATAATTTTGTACTTTAGACAtttaaatggctgcctggttgtgcgtatatgctggactgttgtttagtcgtcttgatggtcctgggttcataccctgcccactgctatcccccgtcatcctgaaGGAGGTTCGGacatttgtttggatcaataaagtcatcttatcttaaaatagattaccttcaactctgaaggaacatctgaaacatgtaaatcatttttacaaataataaacaTCCCATTTTAATTCCTCACAAATACATATGTGTTCAAAGCAGCTAACAAGTGCTACTCCATGATTtccaaaaatactttttttctttacagcttttttttttagagctattagatgtatatgtatttttttagagcTATTAgatgtatatgtattttttttttagagctattagatgtatatgtattttttttagagctattaaatgtagatctattatttttagAGCTATTAgatgtatatgtattttttttttagagctattagatgtatatgtattttttttttagagctattagatgtatatgtattttttttttagagctattagatgtatatgtatttttttttagagctattagatgtatatgtattttttttttagagctattagatgtatatgtatttttttaagagctattaaatgtagatctattatttttagAGCTATTAGAtgtatatctatttttttttagagctatTAGAtgaatatcaatttttttttagctatcagatgtatatctattttttttttagagctatTAGATGTACATCTATTTttgttagagttaatatttatttcaccaTTAAAATCAACAAGAATGGACAATTTTAAAACTTGGAGGAAAACCACAGAAATAAAAGGTTTTGGATTTCAGCCATGTAGGGCAGTCCAACTGTGACCAAATAAGAAAAGTCTTTAGTTATTCCACAGACATGGTAAGAGagaacttagaaaaaaaatcctatttttaaataattgacagaattaagatttttaaaaaagtaattttgaacTTCTAAGCAAAGCAAGACAGCTGTAAAAAcaaatactgtaaaaaaaaatgcattatatCACAATAAAGTGAATGTGTCCATCAGGAATTAAATATTTGAGACATTTTGTACCTGGCTGAATAGGCAGCATTATTGAACCAATGCTAgtactaatttgtacaaatgctccttctttcctagtgccattacataatggaataggttgccaAATCAGCCCGTgaaaccaacaacttagcagagtttaagttattaattaacttgcatgactagattgacaaatgaaattcatagggcgtaattatcttcttttttgaagtaatgcctGTACTTTATAAGGTaagataaatttttaaaaataaaacaaaaaaaacatagatgTTTACAATACATAGCAAATTAGATTTTTATGTTACACTTTGATATTCTTGTCATTGGGACGGATTTTCATGAGTGTTGCTTCTATAACTAACAGGTAGTGCTCTGCAGGGTTGTTTCAGTGTTAACATTCTCACaagataaatttttttactAAGTAATGTTACTGCATACTTaatctaattaataataataaaaaaaacaggcatatatttctttaacagaAATTTGACCCTTGGCACAGATAGAGATTCTATtctaacataaataaatatatcaatgaGGAACTTCACATAATGTATTAGCTTACCTCTTTGTTAAACTTGTTAATAGCTATATCTCTTTCTTGTTCAACTATAGAAACCTTCTTGttcaattcattttgtttatctATAAGGTTAATTTTATCCTCACTAATCACTTCAAACTCAGATTGTATCTGAGAAAGTCTGTCTTGAAACTTCTTAGCCCCTATCTGCATATtctgtttcatttgtttgttactgttgatataaaaaaaacaacgttagaGGCATATTCTTTAAACAATCTAATTGGAGAGTTCCATCAAAAGAAGTCCCCATGTTAGACATCATCAGTACCACTCATTTTTGTCACTTTCTTATCTTCTTAGCCACTTCTGAAACATTTCTTAGTCCCTTATTTCTTGAAGTGCACAATACATTACTTTAGTTTGTCACTTCTGTACAATACATTACTTTAGTTTGTCACTTCTGTACAATACATTACTTTAGTTTGTCACTTCTGTACAATACATTACTTTAGTTTGTCACTTCTGTACAATACATTACTTTAGTTTGTCACTTCTGTACAATACATTACTTTAGTTTGTCAGTTTGAAACAAAAGATTAATTTAGTTTGTCAGTTCTAAATTCTTTTCCTAGGGAGCATTAAAAAAGGAAACTTAGATCCTTCCATGCCATAAGGTGCATTTGGCAGCAAAATCAATCACTGGCAACATCTGCAGCCTTTTCCCAGACTGTCTCCACTATTGTGAGGTCCTGTATATTGTTCTCATTTCATTAGCAATGTTTTGCCTAGTCTTTTATTGGTGCTCCATGTCccctctttgctccagtgagatctcagGCAAGACGATGGAGAGTCTTTGTGTCCTGcatgcagctgcttgtgcctcttgaaCCTTCTGTTCAGTCCCAATTAATCCTGACAGCAGATTCtctttattttcaaatctgCTTCCCTGTAAGCTTCTTACGCTATACTGCAATCCtatgttatatatttttggTCTCATCTATGTTTGCCATCTTTCCTTTCATcaatcaatttccatgttctgtcttgtatccaccgttatgtgtatgaacctcgcctccttctGACAACATATTAAATAGTAGTATCTGTGAAGTTGACCCACTCTTTTTCAAGAGCCTCAAAGCAGTTCTTCAGTTTTCTTTGAAACTGTTCTATAGCATTACAATCTTTGAACTTGTCTATGTTTAATGGTCAAGTGACTCGTTTTAGTTGGCGTTGCAACTAAAGTTTCCAATGCAAGGTAGTGGTCAACAGTGTTGATCTCCATCACTAGGAGATGCAAATATAATCTATCTTGTTGAAAGTTTCATTTGGTGATCACTATGATTTTCGTTGATTTGTTTATgattaaaatatgtgtttccaacTGACAGGCAGTTAAATGCACAGTAAGAAAGCAAACATTCcccattatcactgatgttctctgcagagccatatggtcccaaAAAgtgttctaaatctagattaaataATACActtaaagagagagataaagagacaaACAATAGATGTATATACTGCATGTAGATAGAAAGAAAATCGGAGACTTATAGAAAGaccatttaaaacatttgataataaaaaattacatgTGGTAATGATGAAAGTGAAACTTACTCTTGATCTAGTTTGTCACAATGACTCTGTAACTTTTCTAGCTGCAAAGTCACTTCATCTCTAGCTCTTTCAGCCTCTATAATTCGCTTATTGAGATGctgattttcttctttatatttCAAGCCCTCAGCAGCACCATCTTTAGAAAGCTAAGCAAATACAgttgaaataaaatgaacacATTTCCTTTGCTCTTGAATTGTTCTTATATTTAGAAGTAGTGaagagcttttgttttttcttcattattactatttattacaGGCAGAAGTTTTATTACTAAAGAGTTTTTATAATGAAAGATTAAATAGACTGGACCTGCTGCTCAATGCTGGTTAAGGCAAGACTTTAAAAGTGTTAGAAAATATTGAACAGTTATTAAACATGAATATATTATATGAATGTAAGTACCAAAGAAATAGAAGCTTTAAAACAGTCAGACATTAgcattcaaatgttttaaatacaTTAGTTCTCCTCATGCACTAATCaaacttttagtttttcttctattattCTT contains:
- the LOC106065138 gene encoding uncharacterized protein LOC106065138, with the protein product MYRNKIQFNGKSQRNKFKMAYLISNRTLVKVICLLITSLCAWIMYFMYMTRRAEDAFFESRSKFNDYVREIMFESDLSIKADFPSNRTDQKTVAVNPLVSNQQHDKERTFLTPTVTSSLALLTVTLKQFQSSDDENLAAINSPAKADSQQNNTEPGYLVYLCDSTLFCGGWGDRQRGITSLYFVSKILGRQFKIVMSTPCDLSNFYVPNRVDWQIDTTLKELKSTEINSMNNDRFFQNLKSGDFNQKFPYKVVFVRTNSDFYDRVMRFSSYSPRIKHWKVLLDARDRFRWAWNDLMKPSLILLKDIEHIVGSSFLIKKGLINKPIETRQQIRSLYDIDNSTLICGHVRIGKNPTIPMDEDLYNFKMTDLPTLHRFMLAKSRVSLDPYFFVATDYDYVRKESLLFFGDRLIDYGGQIMHIDRQRNGQSVCSGLEVALIDQLLLSLCDVLVISKSGFSRYASYLNNSTANIYILENGQITQNVNKNLRPKSI